A stretch of the Polaribacter pacificus genome encodes the following:
- the aceA gene encoding isocitrate lyase, with amino-acid sequence MKTEARIQTLITDWATNPRWKGIQRPYTAEEVVKLQGSYLIEHSIAKMGAAKLWKKLTQQKFVAGLGALTGNQAIQEVEAGLDAIYLSGWQVAADANLAGEMYPDQSLYPVNSVPMVVQRINNALLRRDQIQCVNATDLKLDYLAPIVADAEAGFGGNLNAFELMKSMIAAGASGVHFEDQLSSAKKCGHLGGKVLVPTQEAINKLVAARLAADVMGVSTLIIARTDADAANLITSNIDQRDDEFITGERTNEGFYHVRNGIKQGIARGLSYAPYADLIWMETSNPDLEYAREFATAIHAKFPDKMLAYNCSPSFNWAAKLSVAEMETFREELAEMGYKFQFITLAGFHALNTSMFELSKAYKERGMAGYSELQEREFSLQKQGFKAVKHQGFVGTTYFDAVQQTVTVGDTSTAAMAGSTEVEQF; translated from the coding sequence ATGAAAACTGAAGCTAGAATTCAAACTTTAATTACAGATTGGGCCACTAATCCACGATGGAAAGGTATTCAAAGACCTTATACAGCAGAAGAGGTTGTTAAATTACAGGGCTCTTATCTAATAGAACACAGTATTGCTAAAATGGGGGCAGCAAAATTGTGGAAAAAATTAACCCAACAAAAATTTGTAGCTGGTCTAGGTGCATTAACTGGTAACCAAGCTATTCAAGAAGTTGAAGCGGGATTGGATGCTATTTATTTAAGCGGATGGCAAGTGGCAGCTGATGCAAATTTGGCTGGAGAAATGTACCCAGATCAATCTTTATACCCAGTAAATAGTGTTCCAATGGTTGTTCAGAGAATTAACAACGCTTTATTGCGTAGGGATCAAATTCAATGTGTCAATGCTACTGATTTAAAACTTGATTATTTGGCTCCTATTGTAGCTGATGCCGAAGCGGGTTTTGGGGGTAATTTAAATGCTTTTGAGTTAATGAAATCAATGATTGCAGCTGGTGCTTCGGGTGTTCATTTTGAAGATCAATTGAGTTCTGCTAAAAAGTGCGGGCATTTAGGTGGGAAAGTATTGGTGCCTACTCAAGAAGCAATTAATAAATTAGTAGCAGCTCGTTTGGCTGCAGATGTAATGGGGGTATCAACTTTGATTATTGCTCGTACTGATGCAGATGCTGCAAACCTCATTACAAGTAATATTGATCAAAGAGATGATGAGTTTATTACTGGGGAAAGAACTAATGAAGGTTTTTATCATGTTCGAAATGGTATAAAACAAGGGATAGCTAGAGGTTTGAGTTACGCTCCTTATGCTGATTTAATTTGGATGGAAACTTCAAATCCAGATTTGGAATATGCTAGAGAATTTGCTACTGCGATTCACGCTAAATTTCCGGATAAAATGTTAGCTTACAATTGTTCACCATCGTTTAACTGGGCTGCTAAACTTAGTGTAGCAGAAATGGAGACTTTCCGTGAAGAATTAGCTGAAATGGGTTATAAGTTTCAGTTTATAACCCTTGCTGGATTTCACGCATTGAACACAAGTATGTTTGAGCTCTCAAAAGCCTATAAAGAGAGAGGTATGGCAGGGTATTCAGAATTGCAAGAGCGTGAGTTTTCTTTGCAAAAACAGGGATTTAAAGCTGTTAAACATCAAGGCTTTGTTGGGACAACCTATTTTGATGCGGTGCAGCAAACCGTAACGGTGGGTGATACAAGTACAGCTGCAATGGCTGGTTCTACAGAAGTTGAACAATTTTAA